In Colletotrichum destructivum chromosome 1, complete sequence, the sequence CATCTCGTTCATTGACTCGTCCAGTGTTTTGGCAGCCGCTGCAAAAACAATGGCTCGGCTCCCCACCATCTTACTTGCAGTGTCTTCTCTGGGCCACTGGGTTATAGCGCAGACCATTCTGGTCGACGGAGTTGCAGTCAGTAAGCCTTTGAAACACAAGCCCGAAGTTTACTGTCATCTCACAAACTTGTAGATGCAACGAAAGAAAACGTCGCCCCGGCTGCCAGCTACGTCTCGGGAGATTTGTTTTCCAAAGGGTCTCTACAACTGACGGATCAAGCCCTTGTCAATCTCACAAGGCTAGCTCTTACTGACATCTCCTATTTTCATATCGATGGTAATGCCACTGCTCACCGTCAAAGTTTGTTCCGAAAGCGCGGTGCTGAGCGCTGCAAAACTTATCCCGGAGACCTTCTTTGGCCCAAGGAAAGCTCCTGGAAGGTAGTTACGCAATTTGCTTCTGGGCGATGCGCTAATCAAGACCATTCCTCTCGCGTCCGTGTGCTACGATGACTTTAGAAATCGGGACTTCGATATAAATGCGCGACAATCAACACCAGATGGAACGACTCAATATTGCAGTGAGTCGACTACAGGGACGTGGACGTTGATGGGGGTCATCTGAGCTGACATGGTCGTCTCCAGCATCTCCGACCCAGCCTCAGTCATGAGCCCCCTCTATCAAGGACTCACATGCCTCCCTTCCGGGAACTGATTCCACCAATTGTACATTGGGAGGATATCCAGAGTATGTCGTTGAAGCGGCCAACGTAGCCCAGATACAGCTTGCGGTCAACTTCGCCCGCACTCAAAACTTGCGCCTTGTGGTCAAAAATACCGGTCACGACTTCAACGGCCGATCTCTTGGGTCTGGTGCTCTGTCAATCTGGACGAACAAGCTGAAAGGACTAGAGTTCTACAAAGATTACAACACCACAACTTACGCAGGGTCTGCAATGAAGGTCGGCGCAGTGGTTCTTTCGTACGAACTTTACGAAGCTACAGATGCGCATGGTTGGTGGAGAGGGCAAGACTGTCGGCTTCGGGGGAGGCTACattgccggcggcgggcactCCCCTGTCAGCCCATTGTACGGTCTTGCTGCCGATCAGGTCCTCAGCATCGACGCCGTGACGCCTGATGGTAGATTCATCACTGCGACTGAGAAAAAGAACAGCTACTAGTTTTGGGCTCTGCGGGGAGGTGGCGAAGGCGCCTTTGGTGTCGTGACATCGTACGTCATCAAAGCCCATCCCAGCCTACCCGTCATCTCTGTTGCCAGCTTCAGCTTCGGTATCGACGGCTCTACTATCACTTACGAAACATTTTGGGACGCTGTGCAAGCTTACTGGGAGATGATCCCCATCTTCAATGCCCGCGGAAACTACCAGTACTGGTTCATCTGGCCCGCAGGACCCAAGAAAGCCTCATTTGTCATGTTCCCTTGGTTCGCTCCAAATATGACAGCAGAAGAGGCAAACGAGCTTACAGCGCCTCTTTTTGCAAAGTGGAAGGCTTTAGGCATCAACGTTCAACCGAACTGGTGGTCGTCTTTGTCGTGTGACATAGAAGGTCGGTCAGTTCTGCCTGCATTGCTGTAGTGCATTCCAGGCCTTGCTCGGTGATATGGTACGGAACTTGGAATGCAATCAACTCAAATAAAAAAATATGGAACCGCGTTGCTAAGCCATGTTAACTCAGCTGAGCTTCTCTCAATTGTCGTGTGTTCTCGAACATGATTGGACTCGAAAAACTGAATTGGTCGACGGGCCAATGAGTTGAGTCAAACAGGTGAGAACTGTGTGATCCTCACGTCGAATTAAGCTCGCACGAAACGACGGACATCTCTCGCAACATTGAACTATCCGAATTGCCCGATCCCTATCCGTGAGCCAAACCGGCCCCGTGGGACATCCCACGTCAGCGTGTCAGACCCAGCCTCAACGCCCACCAAGGGTCAAACGGTGATGCCGCGCCTACCACGAATACAAACCAATCAAATTACACCAGCCATTCGGCTGAAATACGTCATTACTAATCTCTCGGGCGCTCTTCAGCCTGCGTGCGGTAAGCTGGGCTACGTGACGGGCGATGTTGAAGCAAAGAGCAATCATCATGGTTTATCCACATGAGAGTTAAGCATGCTGTTGTGATTGAGTTGACATGAAGATATTTGGAATACACACAAAAGGATATCATGATTGATTCTGTATCAGTTTCGACAGCTATATATATGGATCTGTCGCGACGGGTCATCGATGGACTTGAACTCACAGCAAGCACAACCACCAGCACAAGTAGAATACAGCTCACTCAGTTCTGAACACAAGCATCACCTTCGATTCCAAATCCATCCTTACCTCCAAGCCCAAAAATGCTCACCAGTGTCGTCAACACCGTTTTCACGGCTACCCTGGCGCTGTCTGCCCTgggagctgctgctcctcATCGCAGAGACAACGGCTCGACGCCAGGCCTCAGTCTGACAGCTCAATTGCAGCTTGCCGATACGTATGTGAGCCCTTGTACTGTAGAGGCGTATTCTGACAAGAAAAACAGTGCGATCGACCGTTACCGCCTTCTTCCGGGCGACGAAGACTTTGTTTTCGACTTCAAGAAAACTCAGTCTTTTTTCGCTAACCGCCAGACCTTCCCTGCCCTGACTGGTCTGGGTGGCAGCATGGCTATTGCGGAAATTCCTGGTAATTGTGAACCTCAGACCCAACTTCTCATCAGACATTAACACACAAATAGCCTGCAGCATGAGCTTCCTTCACACTCACCCGCGAGCCAGTGAGCTGTTCGCCGTGGTCTCCGGGCGCATTCTCACCGA encodes:
- a CDS encoding Putative germin, rmlC-like cupin domain superfamily, rmlC-like jelly roll, coding for MLTSVVNTVFTATLALSALGAAAPHRRDNGSTPGLSLTAQLQLADTYVSPCTVEAYSDKKNSAIDRYRLLPGDEDFVFDFKKTQSFFANRQTFPALTGLGGSMAIAEIPACSMSFLHTHPRASELFAVVSGRILTEMVTEAGVFGPDGKPRVIRADLGPSQMTVFPQGAFHTQVNPECSPASVAVSFTSEEAGVGLIASQTFALSDDVIERSFGNTIAGEDIDKVRNAIPKGLAIKVDECLKKCGIQKRAA